In Neochlamydia sp. AcF84, a genomic segment contains:
- a CDS encoding DUF6444 domain-containing protein, which produces MVNKVEKVITKLEARIAQLEEQLNKNSKNSSQPPSTDQKASRSSLPKAENRPYHPGASRKLLPASAVTSQEVRSVKVCPLCHACN; this is translated from the coding sequence TTGGTAAATAAAGTAGAAAAGGTAATTACCAAGCTTGAAGCGCGCATTGCTCAGCTGGAAGAGCAGCTCAATAAGAATTCTAAGAATAGTTCCCAGCCACCATCGACGGATCAAAAAGCTAGTCGTTCATCATTACCTAAAGCAGAAAATCGACCTTATCATCCTGGTGCCAGCCGTAAGTTATTACCTGCTAGCGCGGTTACCTCGCAAGAGGTTCGCAGTGTAAAAGTTTGTCCACTTTGCCATGCATGCAACTGA
- a CDS encoding transposase, which yields MGQYRQGHRAVRTMISALLPNVALSQDFISKVKARTAALLFSSYETLVKAVITTQQPLHIDATSWRHAATNEHLLVLRVGNVIAYALRPYRNGATLKALVGQEIHCLVSDRGLAVHQIKIKIKQYCLAHLFRNIQGQAEQPNISLEDTQRLGHLYDTLQEIFKDKHRLEKGQISQSTWQQYGYLNWRYIQEELQELQCWSSTKKLRKFCHKLLKQIEHFRAYLKDPAIPMTNNAAEESLRNLVIVRKLCLGSQSTYGKRWREVLHSCIETLYRQGKSILDFLADAIYAARTKQPMPSII from the coding sequence ATGGGGCAATATCGGCAAGGGCACAGAGCCGTGCGTACCATGATTAGTGCTTTATTGCCTAATGTGGCTTTAAGCCAAGATTTTATTTCTAAAGTTAAAGCTCGCACCGCTGCCTTACTTTTTTCGTCCTATGAAACACTCGTTAAAGCAGTTATTACCACACAGCAGCCTTTGCATATAGATGCGACAAGCTGGCGTCATGCCGCCACTAACGAACATTTGCTAGTATTACGCGTAGGAAATGTGATTGCTTATGCATTAAGACCTTATCGAAATGGCGCTACTCTAAAGGCGCTAGTCGGTCAGGAGATTCATTGCTTAGTGAGTGATCGAGGTTTAGCTGTTCATCAAATTAAGATAAAGATCAAGCAGTATTGTCTAGCTCATCTGTTCCGTAACATACAAGGACAAGCAGAACAGCCCAATATATCTTTAGAGGATACACAGCGCTTAGGACACCTATATGATACCTTGCAAGAGATTTTTAAAGATAAGCATCGCCTAGAAAAAGGACAAATCAGCCAATCTACTTGGCAGCAGTATGGGTATCTTAACTGGCGTTATATACAAGAAGAATTGCAAGAACTGCAGTGCTGGAGTAGCACCAAGAAGTTGCGGAAGTTTTGCCACAAGCTTTTAAAGCAGATCGAACATTTCCGTGCTTACTTGAAAGATCCTGCTATTCCTATGACCAATAATGCTGCCGAAGAATCTTTAAGAAATCTAGTCATTGTACGTAAGTTATGTCTAGGTAGCCAGTCTACCTATGGCAAAAGATGGAGGGAAGTACTGCATAGCTGTATCGAAACTCTTTATCGACAAGGAAAATCTATTCTAGATTTTCTAGCAGACGCTATCTATGCCGCTCGTACCAAGCAACCCATGCCTTCTATTATCTAA